A segment of the Sphingomonas kaistensis genome:
ACGCATCGATGACGTTGCGCAGCTTGGCCTCGTGCGTGCGGTCGCCGCCATTGCGATCGGGGTGGTAGCGGCGGACCAGCACCGAATACGCCTTGCGCACCGCCGGCAGGTCGGCGTCGTCGCCCAGCCCGAGCACGCCCAGCGCGGCCTTTTCCGCGCCCGAGAAACGGCTCTGTGCCTGCGTCGGCCCGCGGCCGCGACCGAACCGCCCGCGGATCGCTTCCAGCGGATCGCTGAAGTCGGTCCACGGCGGCGCCGGATCCGCCCCGCCGGTGGCGAAGGCGCGCACTCCGCGCTCCCACCCGGCGATCGGCGATTGCGCGGCTTCGATCTCCTCGGTGCTCATGCCGGCGAAGTAATTGTAGCGCGCATTGTGCTGGCGGACATGCTCCAGGCACAGCCATTGCCACGCGCCCGGCCCGTCGAAGGTCGGTGCGGTCAGCGGCGCACGGAACTCGCCCGGCTCGGTGCAGCCCGGCACCGCGCAATGCGTTGCAGCGCCTTCTACCCGGCCGTGGAACTTGGGGGATCGTGAAGCCATCAAAC
Coding sequences within it:
- a CDS encoding J domain-containing protein produces the protein MASRSPKFHGRVEGAATHCAVPGCTEPGEFRAPLTAPTFDGPGAWQWLCLEHVRQHNARYNYFAGMSTEEIEAAQSPIAGWERGVRAFATGGADPAPPWTDFSDPLEAIRGRFGRGRGPTQAQSRFSGAEKAALGVLGLGDDADLPAVRKAYSVLVRRYHPDRNGGDRTHEAKLRNVIDAWQTLKTASAFA